A stretch of the Planktothricoides raciborskii GIHE-MW2 genome encodes the following:
- the rpsQ gene encoding 30S ribosomal protein S17 produces the protein MAVKERVGLVVSNKMNKTVVVAVENRAPNAKYGKIVVKTKRYKAHDEDNQCNEGDRVRIQETRPLSKTKRWKVIEILNQTSDSGR, from the coding sequence ATGGCAGTTAAAGAACGAGTCGGCTTAGTTGTAAGCAACAAAATGAATAAAACGGTGGTGGTGGCGGTGGAAAACCGCGCCCCCAACGCTAAATACGGAAAAATCGTCGTTAAAACCAAGCGCTATAAAGCTCACGACGAGGACAACCAGTGTAATGAAGGCGATCGCGTCCGAATTCAGGAAACTCGACCGCTGAGTAAAACCAAACGCTGGAAGGTCATCGAAATTCTTAATCAGACCAGCGACAGCGGACGCTAG
- the rpmC gene encoding 50S ribosomal protein L29, translated as MALPKISEVRALSDEEIVKEVITVKRQLFELRLQKATRRLEKTHEFTHAQHRLAQLLTVESERKRSQQKSVES; from the coding sequence ATGGCATTGCCTAAGATTTCAGAAGTGCGAGCTTTGAGCGACGAAGAAATCGTCAAGGAAGTTATCACCGTAAAGCGACAGCTATTTGAACTTCGTTTGCAAAAAGCAACTCGCCGTTTGGAGAAAACTCACGAATTCACTCATGCTCAACATCGGCTGGCTCAATTACTAACCGTTGAATCGGAAAGAAAACGTAGCCAACAGAAATCAGTTGAGAGTTAA
- the rplP gene encoding 50S ribosomal protein L16 has protein sequence MLSPRRTKFRKQQRGRMRGLATRGNQVNFGEFALQALEPCWMTSRQIEASRRAMTRYIRRGGKIWIRVFPDKPVTMRPAETRMGSGKGSPEYWVAVIKPGRVLFEIGGVPESTAREAMRLAAYKLPIKTKVITREEEKS, from the coding sequence ATGTTAAGTCCTAGAAGAACTAAATTCCGCAAGCAACAGCGGGGAAGAATGAGGGGCCTAGCCACAAGGGGTAATCAAGTCAACTTTGGCGAGTTTGCCTTACAAGCTCTAGAACCCTGCTGGATGACCTCTCGACAAATCGAGGCCAGCCGTAGAGCAATGACTCGTTATATCCGCAGAGGTGGCAAAATCTGGATTCGTGTGTTTCCAGATAAACCCGTTACTATGCGTCCAGCAGAAACCCGGATGGGTTCTGGTAAGGGTTCCCCAGAGTATTGGGTCGCCGTGATTAAGCCCGGTCGAGTTTTATTTGAAATTGGCGGTGTGCCAGAATCAACAGCCCGTGAGGCTATGAGATTGGCGGCTTATAAATTGCCGATTAAGACCAAGGTAATCACCAGAGAAGAGGAGAAGTCTTAA
- the rpsC gene encoding 30S ribosomal protein S3, whose protein sequence is MGQKIHPIGFRLGTTQEHRSRWYADGNRYSELLQEDFVIREYVQKTLNNAGISQVRIERKADQIDLEVRTARPGVVVGRGGTGIESLRTGLQELLGNSNRQIRINVVEVAKVDADATLIGEYIAQQLERRVSFRRVVRQAITRAQKAGVEGIKVQVSGRLNGAEIARTEWTREGRVPLHTLRADIEYAYCTAKTIYGILGVKVWIFKGEIIPGQDEQNAAIGAGGPRRRKGRRQQFEDRSGEG, encoded by the coding sequence GTGGGACAGAAGATTCATCCAATTGGCTTTCGGCTGGGAACGACTCAAGAACATCGTTCTCGTTGGTATGCCGATGGCAATCGCTACTCAGAATTATTGCAAGAAGACTTTGTAATCCGCGAGTACGTGCAAAAAACCCTCAATAATGCGGGAATTTCTCAAGTCCGCATTGAGCGAAAAGCCGACCAAATTGATTTGGAAGTCCGCACCGCTCGACCCGGGGTTGTGGTTGGACGTGGTGGCACGGGGATTGAGTCGTTGCGAACGGGTTTACAAGAATTGTTAGGCAATAGCAATCGACAAATCCGCATCAACGTGGTGGAAGTTGCCAAAGTAGATGCTGATGCCACCCTGATTGGGGAATATATTGCTCAACAGTTAGAACGGCGGGTTTCTTTCCGCCGAGTAGTCCGCCAAGCCATTACACGCGCCCAAAAAGCTGGGGTAGAAGGGATCAAAGTGCAAGTCAGTGGACGCCTCAATGGGGCAGAAATTGCTCGCACTGAATGGACTCGGGAAGGTCGGGTGCCGCTTCATACCTTGAGAGCGGATATTGAGTACGCTTACTGCACCGCCAAAACCATTTATGGCATTCTTGGGGTGAAAGTTTGGATATTCAAAGGGGAAATTATTCCTGGACAAGATGAACAAAACGCTGCCATCGGTGCAGGAGGTCCGCGACGCCGGAAGGGTCGTCGCCAACAATTTGAAGACCGATCGGGTGAAGGTTAA
- the rplV gene encoding 50S ribosomal protein L22, with product MPIDTTKEVKAVARYIRMSPYKVRRVLDQIRGRSYREALIILEFMPYRACDPVLKVLRSAVANAEHNAGLDPATLVVSQASADGGPSLKRYRPRAQGRAYMIRKPSCHITVKVAPEEKED from the coding sequence ATGCCTATTGATACTACTAAAGAAGTAAAAGCTGTCGCCCGTTACATTCGGATGTCTCCCTATAAGGTGCGACGAGTTCTCGATCAAATTCGCGGTCGCTCCTACAGAGAAGCGTTGATTATCTTGGAATTCATGCCTTACCGCGCTTGTGATCCTGTGCTAAAAGTTCTGCGTTCAGCAGTTGCCAATGCCGAGCATAATGCTGGCTTAGACCCGGCAACCTTAGTTGTCTCTCAAGCATCTGCTGACGGCGGCCCTAGCTTGAAGCGTTATCGCCCTCGCGCCCAGGGTCGTGCTTACATGATTCGCAAGCCAAGCTGTCACATTACTGTGAAAGTGGCTCCTGAAGAAAAAGAAGATTAA
- the rpsS gene encoding 30S ribosomal protein S19 has protein sequence MGRSLKKGPFVADHLLTKIEKLNEKGEKQVVKTWSRASTIIPDMVGHTIAVHNGRQHVPVYISEQMVGHKLGEFAPTRTFRGHSKSDKKARR, from the coding sequence ATGGGTCGTTCTCTAAAAAAAGGGCCTTTTGTTGCCGACCATCTCCTAACAAAAATAGAAAAATTGAATGAAAAAGGTGAAAAACAGGTTGTAAAAACCTGGTCAAGAGCTTCAACCATCATTCCAGATATGGTAGGGCATACCATTGCCGTTCATAATGGCCGGCAGCACGTGCCTGTGTATATTTCTGAACAAATGGTGGGTCACAAGCTGGGAGAATTTGCTCCAACACGCACCTTTAGGGGACATTCAAAAAGTGATAAAAAAGCCCGGAGGTAA
- the rplB gene encoding 50S ribosomal protein L2 — protein MGIRFYRPYTPGSRQKSGSDFAEITRNEPEKSLTVWIHRAKGRNNRGIITCRHRGGGHKRLYRMIDFRRDKHNIPAQVVEIEYDPNRNARIALLQYQDGEKRYILHPEGLKVGTVVIAGPNSPVDNIGNALPLSNIPEGTSVHNVELTPGRGGQMVRSAGACATIKAKEGEFVTLQLPSGEFRKFRKDCYATIGQVGNIDARNIKIGKAGRNRWKGRRPQVRGSVMNPVDHPHGGGEGRAPIGRSGPVTPWGKPALGAKTRKKKKLSNSLIVRRRRSSSKRRRGGRNV, from the coding sequence ATGGGTATTCGTTTTTATCGGCCATACACTCCTGGTAGTCGCCAAAAGTCAGGTTCAGACTTTGCGGAAATCACCAGGAATGAGCCAGAAAAATCCCTAACGGTATGGATTCACCGTGCCAAAGGCCGGAACAATCGTGGCATCATCACCTGCCGACATCGCGGTGGTGGTCACAAGCGTCTATATCGAATGATCGACTTTCGCCGCGACAAGCACAATATCCCTGCCCAAGTCGTAGAAATTGAATACGATCCCAATCGTAACGCCAGAATCGCTCTGCTCCAATATCAAGATGGAGAAAAGCGGTACATCCTTCATCCTGAAGGGTTAAAAGTTGGCACCGTGGTCATCGCTGGACCGAACTCACCGGTGGACAATATTGGCAATGCCTTGCCACTGAGCAATATTCCTGAAGGCACCAGTGTCCACAACGTAGAACTCACACCAGGTCGAGGTGGACAAATGGTGAGAAGTGCCGGAGCCTGCGCGACAATCAAAGCAAAAGAAGGTGAATTTGTCACCCTGCAATTACCTTCTGGTGAATTCAGAAAATTCCGCAAAGATTGCTACGCCACCATCGGTCAAGTTGGCAACATTGATGCCAGAAACATCAAGATCGGTAAAGCTGGCCGAAATCGTTGGAAAGGTCGCAGACCACAGGTTCGAGGCAGTGTGATGAACCCCGTAGATCACCCTCATGGTGGTGGTGAAGGTCGGGCACCAATCGGCAGGAGTGGACCGGTAACCCCTTGGGGCAAACCAGCTTTAGGCGCAAAAACTCGGAAGAAAAAGAAATTAAGCAACTCTTTGATTGTCCGTCGTCGTCGCAGTTCTTCCAAGCGGCGTCGGGGCGGCAGAAATGTTTAA
- a CDS encoding 50S ribosomal protein L23, whose product MTKYHARDIIDLVIRPILTEKATMLMEQNKYTFDVVSKAKKPEIQAAIEQIFDVKVQSVNTHQPPRKQRRVGKFVGYRSQYKRAIVTLAEGYSLQNIFFPEV is encoded by the coding sequence GTGACTAAATATCATGCTCGCGACATCATAGATTTAGTCATTCGCCCGATCCTGACTGAAAAGGCGACTATGCTAATGGAACAAAACAAATACACATTTGATGTTGTTTCTAAAGCCAAAAAGCCAGAAATTCAAGCAGCGATCGAACAAATCTTTGACGTCAAAGTTCAGAGTGTTAACACCCATCAACCGCCGCGTAAACAACGCAGAGTTGGTAAATTTGTCGGCTATCGGTCGCAATATAAGAGAGCAATTGTGACATTGGCAGAAGGCTATTCTTTACAGAATATCTTCTTCCCGGAAGTCTAA
- the rplD gene encoding 50S ribosomal protein L4 produces MVNCVVKNWQGEEVGQATLELKVAVEENASHIVHKALRRIMCNGRQGTAASKTRAEVRGGGRKPWRQKGTGRARAGSIRSPLWRGGGVIFGPQPRDYGIKMNRKERRLALRTAFQSRYEDLIVVESFAENLPRPKTKELMSALNRWGIESNAKVLLVLAEPAENIYLSARNVPSLKMIPADSLNVYDVLEADKIVTTAAAIAKIQEVYSD; encoded by the coding sequence ATGGTTAACTGTGTCGTAAAAAATTGGCAAGGGGAAGAAGTTGGACAAGCGACTTTAGAATTAAAAGTCGCCGTAGAAGAAAATGCTTCTCATATTGTCCACAAGGCTCTCAGACGGATTATGTGTAATGGTCGTCAGGGAACAGCCGCCAGTAAAACCCGAGCTGAAGTCCGAGGCGGGGGCAGAAAACCCTGGAGACAAAAAGGAACAGGGCGAGCTCGTGCCGGTTCAATTCGATCGCCTCTCTGGAGAGGTGGCGGTGTGATCTTTGGGCCGCAACCCAGAGATTATGGCATCAAAATGAACCGCAAAGAACGTCGGTTAGCATTGAGAACCGCGTTTCAGAGTCGTTACGAAGACTTAATTGTAGTAGAAAGTTTTGCGGAAAATCTGCCACGGCCTAAAACCAAAGAACTAATGAGTGCTTTGAATCGCTGGGGCATCGAATCTAACGCAAAAGTGCTATTAGTTTTAGCAGAACCTGCAGAAAACATTTATTTGTCCGCTCGTAATGTACCTTCCTTGAAGATGATTCCGGCAGATAGTCTGAATGTTTATGATGTGCTAGAAGCGGACAAAATTGTAACGACCGCAGCGGCGATTGCTAAAATTCAGGAGGTTTACAGTGACTAA
- the rplC gene encoding 50S ribosomal protein L3: MSVGILGTKLGMTQVFDEEGKAIPVTVIQAGPCVVTQIKTPKTDGYSAIQLGYGEVKDKTRQLNTKTPKTVNKYLTNPEQGHLRKAGAPLLRHLREYRLEDTANYELGQEIGVDIFESGQIIDVTSNSIGRGFAGNQKRNNFGRGPMSHGSKNHRQPGSIGAGTTPGRVYPGKRMAGRLGGKQVTTRKLTVVRLDKERNLILVKGSVPGKPGALVNIRPTKIVGK, encoded by the coding sequence GTGTCTGTCGGTATTCTCGGCACAAAACTCGGCATGACCCAAGTATTTGACGAAGAAGGGAAAGCAATTCCCGTCACTGTCATCCAAGCAGGGCCATGCGTCGTTACACAAATTAAAACACCAAAAACTGATGGCTACAGTGCCATTCAGTTGGGCTATGGTGAAGTCAAAGACAAAACCCGTCAGCTAAACACCAAAACGCCTAAAACCGTCAATAAATATTTGACAAATCCTGAGCAGGGGCATCTGCGGAAAGCAGGAGCGCCGCTACTGCGTCACTTGCGTGAATATCGCCTAGAAGACACAGCAAATTATGAGCTAGGTCAGGAAATTGGGGTCGATATTTTTGAATCCGGACAAATCATCGATGTGACATCGAACAGCATTGGTCGGGGTTTCGCCGGAAACCAAAAACGGAATAACTTTGGCCGCGGACCAATGTCTCATGGCTCAAAAAATCATCGCCAGCCCGGTTCAATTGGTGCTGGGACAACCCCTGGGCGGGTCTATCCTGGGAAAAGAATGGCGGGGCGTCTTGGTGGTAAACAAGTCACAACCAGAAAGCTGACAGTGGTGCGACTGGATAAAGAACGCAACCTAATTCTCGTGAAAGGGTCAGTGCCCGGTAAACCTGGTGCATTGGTAAATATTCGCCCGACCAAAATCGTGGGCAAATAA
- the ndhN gene encoding NAD(P)H-quinone oxidoreductase subunit N: MALITTGKPLIRDLEKMGSVAVYAPLEGGFEGRYIRRLRAAGYTSLSLSARGLGDLSMYLTGVHGVRPPHLGKKDIRTYFIPPILNYHLEKLPPKSKGLVLWILEGYVLSSQEIEYLTVLPSLEPRVKLVVEMGGDRSFRWTPLKDMLIPTA, encoded by the coding sequence ATGGCACTGATTACAACTGGCAAGCCACTGATTCGGGATCTGGAAAAAATGGGATCCGTGGCAGTGTATGCGCCTTTAGAAGGAGGATTTGAAGGTCGATATATCCGGCGGCTGAGAGCAGCGGGTTATACGAGTTTATCTCTTTCGGCTCGAGGACTTGGCGATTTGTCGATGTACTTAACTGGAGTTCACGGGGTTCGTCCCCCTCATTTGGGCAAAAAAGATATCCGCACTTATTTTATTCCGCCGATTTTGAATTATCACTTGGAAAAACTGCCACCTAAATCCAAAGGTTTGGTGCTATGGATTCTGGAAGGTTATGTTCTGTCTAGTCAAGAGATTGAATACCTGACGGTTTTACCGAGTCTGGAACCCCGTGTGAAACTGGTGGTGGAAATGGGTGGCGATCGCTCTTTCCGTTGGACTCCGCTCAAAGATATGTTAATTCCCACCGCTTAG
- a CDS encoding VWA domain-containing protein, whose translation MLQNRDYTLIIDKSGSMSIQDQPGGRSRWQEAQESTLALAAKCEEFDPDGITVYVFARRFKRYDNVTASKVTQVFQENDPMGSTDLAAVLQDAVDNYFARKAAGEAKAHGETILVITDGEPDDRKAVMEVIIKASRKIDRDDELTMSFIQVGKDPQAQRFLKALDDELQSVGAKFDIVDTVTIDDMEDMTLAEVLLNAIID comes from the coding sequence ATTTTGCAAAACCGTGACTACACCCTGATTATTGACAAAAGCGGGAGTATGTCGATCCAGGATCAACCGGGTGGCAGAAGTCGATGGCAAGAGGCTCAGGAGTCTACTTTGGCATTGGCGGCGAAATGTGAAGAGTTCGATCCCGATGGGATTACGGTTTATGTCTTTGCCAGACGCTTTAAGCGGTATGACAATGTGACGGCGAGTAAAGTGACTCAAGTTTTCCAAGAAAATGACCCGATGGGATCTACGGATCTCGCGGCAGTTCTGCAAGATGCGGTGGATAACTATTTTGCTCGGAAAGCAGCCGGTGAAGCTAAAGCTCATGGGGAAACGATCTTGGTGATCACAGACGGGGAGCCTGACGATCGCAAAGCGGTGATGGAAGTGATTATTAAGGCATCTCGAAAGATTGATCGAGATGATGAACTAACGATGTCTTTTATTCAGGTTGGCAAAGATCCACAAGCCCAGCGATTTCTCAAAGCTTTGGATGATGAACTCCAAAGTGTTGGGGCAAAGTTTGACATTGTGGATACGGTGACAATTGATGATATGGAAGATATGACTCTGGCAGAGGTCTTGCTCAATGCCATTATTGACTAG
- a CDS encoding VWA domain-containing protein: MLQNRDYTLIIDKSGSMSIPDQRGGRTRWEEAQESTVAVARKCEQFDPDGITLYLFSGRFTRYDNVTSSAVAQIFMENEPMGRTDLAGVLQDAVNNYFHRKAQGQTKPEGETILVVTDGEPDDRKAVIRVIVEASRKLDRDEELAISMIQVGNDAQATRFLKALDDDLQGIGAKFDIVDTVTIDDMENMTLAEMLLSAIAD; the protein is encoded by the coding sequence ATTTTGCAAAATCGTGACTATACCCTGATTATTGATAAAAGCGGCAGTATGTCGATTCCCGATCAACGGGGTGGTCGGACTCGGTGGGAAGAAGCCCAAGAGTCTACTGTGGCGGTGGCGAGAAAATGTGAACAGTTTGATCCCGATGGGATTACGCTGTATTTGTTTTCTGGTCGCTTTACCAGATATGACAATGTGACTTCGAGTGCCGTGGCTCAGATTTTTATGGAAAATGAGCCAATGGGTCGCACGGATCTCGCTGGAGTGCTGCAAGATGCGGTGAATAATTACTTTCACCGCAAAGCCCAAGGCCAAACTAAACCGGAAGGTGAAACCATTTTAGTGGTGACTGATGGGGAACCGGATGACCGGAAGGCGGTGATCCGGGTGATTGTTGAAGCGTCTCGGAAACTCGATCGGGATGAAGAATTGGCGATTTCTATGATTCAGGTCGGCAATGATGCCCAAGCCACCCGATTTCTGAAAGCTTTGGATGATGATCTCCAAGGAATTGGCGCCAAGTTTGACATTGTGGATACGGTGACGATTGATGATATGGAGAATATGACTCTGGCTGAGATGTTGCTGAGTGCGATCGCTGATTAA
- a CDS encoding salt stress protein, Slr1339 family, whose translation MDPIDKLLAEVQAEYQETKTSNRPQNLQNLQNLLEKPIEKPIEKPSEKPIEKPMGKPTQSLPKATTSFTSDRGLDNLLGQVKSEFDQADRFEVEKRAEELKQEALKQEQIRKEKQAQLRGEAEEWLKSLDPLSDEGFWFEQFAEKYPTRLDAAIAYLEVIPASNLDAQ comes from the coding sequence ATGGATCCTATTGATAAACTTTTGGCTGAGGTGCAGGCAGAATACCAAGAAACCAAGACATCTAATCGGCCACAAAATCTGCAAAATCTGCAAAATCTATTAGAAAAACCAATCGAAAAACCAATCGAAAAACCAAGCGAGAAACCAATCGAGAAACCAATGGGGAAACCAACTCAGAGTTTGCCCAAAGCCACAACATCTTTTACTTCAGATCGAGGATTAGATAATTTGTTGGGTCAGGTGAAATCTGAATTTGACCAAGCCGATCGCTTTGAGGTGGAAAAACGAGCGGAAGAGTTGAAACAAGAAGCCCTGAAACAAGAACAAATTAGAAAGGAAAAACAGGCACAATTAAGGGGGGAAGCAGAGGAGTGGTTAAAGAGTTTAGATCCTTTGTCCGATGAAGGATTCTGGTTTGAACAGTTTGCAGAAAAATATCCGACGAGGTTAGATGCAGCGATCGCTTATTTAGAAGTGATTCCCGCATCTAACCTCGATGCACAATAA
- a CDS encoding DUF928 domain-containing protein, translating to MSKSTKKYLFLSLSYLGASLNFLLIINQGLTQANPASFSSQEQALTLIKPLPRVTFEPPDEDQPSDTVGGASRDGGSLCLSDNVAEQNQNLLINFLPLIPHNNHGLTIAERPTFYANVPETNAQRVFFSLIDQDNQTLYQNEFSIPQTGGIISFSLPESAPSLEIGKNYQWSMVLMCNQTMRPDSPRITSWVKRVEPLPMTVNQPQNQTGIELAAFYAKNGIWYDSLNILGNLWRKSPQNFSQYANQWANFLSQDSVGLEAIANQPLLTQPLIAETE from the coding sequence ATGAGTAAATCAACGAAAAAATATTTATTTTTATCTTTGAGTTACCTAGGAGCATCCCTCAATTTTTTGCTTATAATTAATCAGGGATTAACTCAGGCTAACCCAGCCTCATTCTCCAGCCAAGAGCAGGCATTGACATTAATAAAACCATTACCAAGAGTGACTTTTGAACCCCCTGATGAAGACCAACCTTCAGATACAGTAGGTGGGGCATCTCGTGACGGAGGATCTTTGTGCTTATCGGATAATGTGGCTGAACAAAACCAAAATTTATTGATAAACTTTTTGCCTCTGATACCCCACAATAATCATGGGTTAACGATTGCTGAACGGCCTACTTTTTATGCGAATGTTCCCGAAACCAATGCACAAAGAGTATTTTTTAGCCTGATAGATCAAGACAATCAGACCCTTTATCAAAACGAGTTTTCTATCCCTCAAACAGGGGGAATTATTAGCTTTTCGCTGCCCGAAAGTGCCCCTTCTCTGGAAATCGGTAAAAATTATCAATGGTCAATGGTACTGATGTGTAATCAAACCATGAGACCGGACAGCCCTCGGATTACTTCCTGGGTAAAACGAGTAGAACCTTTGCCCATGACTGTGAACCAACCACAGAATCAAACTGGCATCGAATTGGCGGCATTTTATGCCAAAAATGGCATCTGGTATGACTCTTTAAATATTCTAGGGAATCTATGGCGGAAATCGCCGCAAAATTTCAGCCAGTATGCCAATCAGTGGGCAAATTTTTTAAGTCAAGATTCAGTGGGGTTAGAGGCGATCGCCAATCAACCACTGCTGACACAACCATTGATTGCCGAAACAGAATAA